One Stratiformator vulcanicus genomic window, CTCGCGATGAAGGGCCTGCTTGAATCGACGGCGATCTTCGTCACCGGTGAATTCGGCCGCACGCCGAAGATTAACACGCGCTCGACCGAAGGTGGTCGTGACCATTATCCTCGCTGCATGTTTATGTTGATGGCCGGCGGGGGGATTCGTGGAGGACAGGTCGTCGGCGAGAGTGACGATAAGGCAACTGAACCGGCCAGCCGGGGCTTTACGCCGGACGATGCCGCAGCGACATTTTATGCGGCGATGGGCATCGACCATACGAAAGAATATCAAACCAATACCGGTCGCCCGATCACAATTGTCAGAAATGGATCTCCGATTCCGGAACTTATCGGCTAGTCCGGTGTTTATAATTCAGGTGATCGTCAATGACGACCATCCCTCTGTCTTCGGTTACTGGGCGCGATGCCTGTCGGCATCGGCCGCACTCTTTAAGACTGATAAAGGATTTTGAAGATGACGACGTTGCGCTCCGTGCTGGCATTGGGATTGCTCGTTGCGTTTGTTGGCGCCGGCTTCGCCGCCGAGGACGCCGAAGAAAAAAAGAAGGGGAAGAAAGACCGGCCCGCCCGTCAGGCCAAATTGATTAAGATTCCCGATTCGATCACCTTGAGTGACGAGCAAAAGACGAAGCTCGAAGCCATCGAAGCCGAGTACGGCCCGAAAGTCGCGACTTCCCGGAAAGAAGCGCTCGGACTCACCAAGGAGCAGCGTGAGCAGATGATGCAGATCCGCAAAGATGCCAAAGCGTCGGGAGAGAAAGTCGACCCGAAGTCATTGATGGATCAAATCGGTGTGACCGCCGAACAGCAAGAAGCGATGAAAGCGAGCCGTAAAGCCGCGATGGATCTTCGCCACGAAGCGCTGGAAAAATCGGTTGCCGTTTTAAACACCGATCAGGTCGAAGCGTTCAAGAAGGCGAACCGAATGCGGACGCCGAAGGAAAAGAAAAACAAGAAGAAGCCTTCTGGCGACGTTTAATTGATCTCCGTTGTCCAGTTCGAGTCGACGATCACCATTGAAAGCCCGGCGGAATTGTCCGCCGGGCTTTTTTCGCAATAATTGCAGTCGTCAGATGCTATCTTGATCCGAACAATCAATAGGCCGGATGGAATGCGTCAAGACTGTTGTGGAATACTCGTCGTTACTGCCCTTTCAGAACATGTCGAAGTCAGATGATTGCCCCGAGAATAGATGCGGACTGTGCGGCCGCACGGGAGTTCGCACGACCGCTCATCATCTCATCCCGCGGGCGGTGCATCGGAAGCGACGCTTTCGGGAGCGATATGGGCTGGAGGAGATGCGGCGGCGGAAGGTCGATCTGTGCCGACTGTGTCACAGGGCCGTCCATGAACTGATCCCTTCCGAGCGTGAGTTGGCGGAGAACTACTCGACGATCACGGCTTTGCTCCGGCATGCTGATATTGCCCGACACGTTGCTTGGGCCGGAAAGCAAAAGTCGCGTTGAAGCGACATCCCAGATGGCTGGCAAATCGGTCCGCCGCCTGCGAAGGCTGATCGCTGCGGTGCCAGCGTGACTGTCGGTCAGACAATGACAGCCTCAAAACATGGTAAATCGCCGTGTTTTGAGGGCAGGCACCTTTCTGGCAAGGCATTTGCTCCATCAGCCTTCGCCGTTGTTCAATTCAACTATCGAGCCAATTGTGGGAATCGTCAAAGAGGCACTGACCGGGCCACCTCCGGCCGCTCGCATCATGAAACGTCGGCAGAAAATGCCGACCGATCTTGAGATCGACGCGGCGATTGCCCGGTTGGAACGTCTTGCCAACTCGACCGATGAATTGTTCCGAGTCCCGGGCACGAATATCAAGTTCGGCCTCGATTCGATCGTCGGACTTGTCCCCGGATTGGGGGACGTGGCGACCGCCTTGGTTTCGGTCCTGTTCATCACTGAGGGGGCCCGTCTCGGTATTCGGCGGAGCGTTCTGATGAGGATGGTTGTGAACATTATCACCGACTCAACGGTCGGAGCGGTTCCGTTGGCCGGCGATGTGTTTGATGTCGCGTTCAAGTCAAACACGAAAAACCTCGCCCTGCTCAAGCGGGAAATCGAGAAGCAACGAGCCAAGACGGATCGAATAGACGGCACGGCAGAAAATGGTTGAATCAGGGGCGTTATAAAACAGTCGGCATGAATGCCGGCGGACGTCACGCCTCACCGATCAGGAAGAACCCACACATGAGTTACGGAACACAGGCAGCAATGCCGGAACACACAGCCCCGAACGAACTGTTGACGTTCGCGAAGAAGCACTGGCCCGAGTTGACCAGCGAAGACTTTGCGATCATCGGGGACAGTCGCGAGAAACTCGTGGAAACTGTTGAAGCGAAATACGGCGTCGATCGAGACATCGTCGAACGTGAATTG contains:
- a CDS encoding DUF4112 domain-containing protein, with the protein product MGIVKEALTGPPPAARIMKRRQKMPTDLEIDAAIARLERLANSTDELFRVPGTNIKFGLDSIVGLVPGLGDVATALVSVLFITEGARLGIRRSVLMRMVVNIITDSTVGAVPLAGDVFDVAFKSNTKNLALLKREIEKQRAKTDRIDGTAENG